GTGCGCGGGCCGGAGGCTTCAAATAGGGATGGGGAGTTGGCGAGTGTGTGGTCGGTGTGCACGGGATTGCGCGGCCCTTGGCGTCTGGAAAGGCGCGGCTGGCTTTGGGCATGCATGTGATCGGCGGGCGGTAACGGTAGCCGAGAGCTGCGGCTGTGGCTATGCTCCTTTTGGCGTGGCTCGCTGCTGTGGACGTACTTTGTCACTGCTCACTTGCCTACTTGTGTTATTCCGCTGCTTGCAGGATGTGGAGAGGGGCGTCTGCTAGCGGTAACCGCAAGGGGGACCGGGAGAGCTGCGGCCGCGGCTTGCTCCTTGCTCCTTTTGGCTCGGCTCGCTGCTGTTGACGTACTTTGTCACTGCTCACCTGCCTTCTTGTGTTATTCCGTTGGCTGATGGGTCTGCAGGATGTGGAGAGGGGCGTCTGTTTGCAGTCAAGGCTGGATTTGGGGGATCCAGTTTGGAGGAATGCTTGCACGCGATGTATGTGGAGGAGAGGGAGTCAGTTAGCCAATGTTACGAACTTGTGGTTAAGAAGATGGACTAGCTGCCGTAGGGATAAGGGTTATACATGGCTGCCGTAGGGATAAGGGTGTTACTCTACCATGGGCAGAATACAGGTGGCTGCACTGCATTCAGGCGCTGCCAAAATCCAGCGCGCACATGTGCGGTCAAGCCGACACAGATTTGGACAATACGATGTGTAGCCGGTGGTGGTGAATATATGCGGATTTAAGAGAGGTGGATTTGGGTTGGGAGGAGGAACTTGCATCGTCGCGGATCTCCACACAAAAAGAAGAGTTAGAAATCTAACTAAATGCTTAAATGTACATATTTACTGAATTATATATGGCTCGATGCATTAGTTATCACAATGCTAGGTAATTGAGCATGGAAAAAGCATCTAATTTTGACCTTGCATTTAGTACCACACCACATCTCCTAACACCTTATATCTCTAGATCTATCCTCAGCTTGCTATCAACATGCATGTGTGCATTAAGCAGGTCGAGATGTGGATCAGCCATGGCAAGATAGAATTCCCAATTTCCCATATATGCAAATAGTAGACTACGAATGTTCACTTTCAAAAACAGTAGTTGTCACGTATGAGTGTAAGTGCATCAATCCTAACAGTGAGTTTAGGTGAATAGATGACGACGCATATAAAGAGGGTAATGATGTTTCATGATATTTTCAGTTATACATTCTTGTGAAAAGTGCAAAAAGAAACTTGGGACCCCTCAATTCTTACTTTAAAGAAAGATGTGGCATTGCCTTccaaagaaacatggaaaaagcaTCGAAGTTTGACCTTGCATTTAGTACCACACCACATCTCCTAACACCATATATCTCTAGATCCCTATCAACATGCATGTGTGCATTaaatctgtaacaccctaaaatttgtttatcttgaaatagagctaaaataatttaattttgtatttttatgctcataaaaacatggggaaataataaattttcattagattaaaatttatcttaaggtagaaacatgtttgttgcattcataccgGTCgtaccttgtgtttctatgtgcaaaatgtgtttttttaaaatacgtttaggagacgaatatctatctctagaaaTTATcgagcttctttctggaatttaattcctacctccttcaacttaatctttatgttccaagttcccaacaatcttttcatgagctccaaatactttatttgggctcatcatgttccaaagtgtctctgggaattttactcaaattttcggaggtctcggagtatttttcatgGCTTAATATCAATCTggccttttctagaattattttattcgtgaaattaattaattctgaaaataaataatatatcttaTTTTCCAGCCAACTCTCAaatcccatgtgcaataatcctaataaatctcaaaggcccatccattttgtcggtgttttggaccggcgagccctcaaccaactagtgaaaatgtactgcgtgcccctaatcccggatggtgatgcaaagagacacaaggtttatactggttcaggcaataggtgccctacgtccagtctgagagatcgatcttgtattccttgcaccgaggtgcttgtagtaggggtttacaagcagggcgagagagggagctagccccagatCTCTGCGTAGTGGcgtgagttgcttgagatgttgatttcTTGCGGTGAGGAagagtgtgtgttacagagcgttgcgtTGTTTGCTCGTGTATCTGTGAGTCGGTGAGTAGCCATCGTCAGTTCgtccctagaagcggccccggtcactcccttttatagtcgaagggaggcacaggggcgttACATGCATTTGCTACGTGGTGTTTCGTGAGCGGAGGCGGCatgccgagccctgtagcttgtaactgtggcggcatggtcgacggagcggtcttgtccttggagcactggagcgacgcgccggtcacgccagATCCTGTGCGGTGTGGGAGGTCTTGTGATGGCTTGGtgcagggcatggcgcatactgtggacgacgtgccggtcgctgtatgttaACAACGTAGAGAGAGAGGCCCAGTCGGTGTAgaggccgaaccatcgtggggggctcggcgggcgtgagtcccgaggctaccgagaccccgaagcggatagccaagggctcggagggagcggttggTCTTTGTACGTCGAtttcgaggctacagggacccgaacatgactctccacgccgcgctgtccttggagcaggtggggttaggcagcacagtgccgcaTGGGTGTCCGtcgtgggcatagtgccgagcacagtggccagtaacccctgccccatcctgtcCCGGATGGCACGACATCGATGTGACTCACATCTCGTtggccactccgctgtgtcgagccgtcgttcggctgatatcgcgggagcggttGAACGCGTTAGTTGGACCGTGACGTCCTGTCGgagaagttggtcaaggcggaggcgacggggttgttgccgagccggcctcgagcgaggcagagaatcggtactttcgtccgaggccttgcgtacggggcctcgagtgaggcggaaaatcgggtacctcgtccgaggccttacgtgcgaggcctcgagcgaggcggagaatcggtacctcgtccgaggccttacgtgcggggcctcgagcgaggcggagaatcggtacctcgtcccgAGGCCTTGCGTgcgggggcctcgagcgaggtagagaatcggtacctcgtccgagtccttgagtgcggggcctcgagcgaggcggagaatcggtacctcatccgaggccttacgtgcggggcctcgagcgaggcggagaatcggtacctcgtccaaggccttacgtgtggggcctcgagggaggtggagaattggtacctcatccgaggccttacgtgcggggcctcgagcgaggcggagaatcagtacctcgtccgaggccttgcggtttcattctgggccgagcccgcttcgggtgagcccggatattgttcgaggtgggccgagcggcccagccgagcctcggatgaGGTGGGGGTTTGCTGGTGGTTGTCTCTTAGTTTTGATTTTTacgaggtctaagcgattttttcggctctcgcttaggggacccccttttatggtacccgacagtagcccccgagcctcagggagagtgtgagcgctcttcctgaGGATTTGgcgagacttggctcgcggcagctcctggcgggattgTATTTCGTACTCGatgcctcggtgggtgcgcgcgagcgcacccgtcgggtgtagcccccgaggccctagaggagtggatttattcctctaggggcttttctcatgttgagcaaggggttttattgcgtttgccgagtccacgagtgcgagtttgggtcgctgggcctcggcttggttgcaggaagagtccccgagcctctgctcggagcaagagggcgatcaggagttctcctgtctttttgtgcggccctcgcgcatccttttcgttcggaaggaggggtggagtatgccaggctaccctcggtgggtgcgagcggtgacaccttcggtgagctgttatcgggtaagtccaagttgaggcccgtgccccattcgataggggtcggctagcggtctagagacatgctccaaaagtaccagagggcttctctagtgggtcccagggccattcgattggccctgggagctcggtgcctccctacggtgggatcccattcagagacctccctgccaatctcggacacgacttagggcatcccaagcaatcgcttgcttgggcctcagccatgtacgggcacgcccatagtcatccctgactctgtttgtcctggggtggctgtcaagaccctcgggggcctagcctttgaacccctagaccataacagACTCGGTGCCTTTTATCGCGTTTTGCCGAGCCCCGAGTGAGAGTTCGGGTTGCTGGGCCTTGGcttgtttgcaggaagagcccccgagcctctgcgcggagcaagagggcgatcaggagtttccctatcttttttgtacggccctcgcgcatccttttcgttcggaaggaggggtttttTGCCAAgccccgagtgcgagttcgggtcgctgggtctcggcttggttgcaggaagagcccccgagcctctgcacggagcaagagggcgatcaagagtttccctgtcttttttgtacggccctcgcgcatccttttcgttcagaaggaggagttttttgccgagcccccgagtgcgagtttgggtcgctgggtcttggcttggtttgcaggaagagccccccagcctctacgcggagcaagagggcgatcaagagtttccctatcttttttgtgcgaccctcgcacatcctttttgttcggaaggaggggttgtttgccgagccctcgagtgcgagtttgggtcgctgggtctcggcttggttgtaggaagagcccccgagcctctgcatggagcgagagggtgatcaggagtttccctgtcttttttgtttgaccctcgtgcatccttttcgttcggaaggagggattgtttgccgagccctcgagtgcgagtttgggtcgctgggtctctgcttggttgcaggaagagcccttgagcctctgcacggagcgagagggcgatcaggagtttccctggcttttttgtggggccctcgcgcatccttttcgttcggaaggaggggtggagtatgccaggctaccctcggtgggcgcgagcagtgacatctccggtgagctgttatcgggtaagtccgagtggaggcccgtgtcccattcgataggggttggctggtggtccagagacacaTTCCAaaggtaccagagggcttctctagtgggtcctagggtcgttcgattggccctaggggctcggtgtctccctacggtgggatcccattcagagacctccctagcggtctcggacacgacttagggcatcccaagcaattgcttgcttgggcctcggccatgtacgggctcgcccatagtcatccctgactttgtttgtcctggggcggctgtcgagaccttcgggggcccagccttcgaacccctggaccgtaacgggctcggtgcccagttccttagttcgaaaggaatcgggtgggggatgttcccctcccatcggctgacaacggcgggtgcgccttttgaggcagtttctcAGGGAGACGGAATGACGCCTGCCGTTGCCGTGGTTGATTGCGACGCGATGTCTATGGATGGGACGTTACCGTGCGTGCgcggttaataaggaaaaggtggatgCGTGGGTGGTTTAATTGGATCCGGATTAACTACGCCAGAAAtaagggaaacttccccggtttCATCGCCCGTCCATTTCTCCCTCTTCCCTCCCTCATAAGTACGAGCCGAGccctgcccctccttaccttgcctgcattcgttcgccctttctgccctcgagcggttgctaagaacagaggaagagagcgccggggagaagaagggagaaggggagggaaaggagagggagagagagagagagcgatccTTACCGCCGTAGctgcattctccaccgcacccatggccggcggcgctgttgtcctccaatcggatccttggggtccgtccgacgtgTTCGTGGCGGCGCTGCAGTCGCTCAATGACGACGGCCTCCTccgcccggttaccgaccccaatagaccagagtggattgctccggggggcgagccggagccgaggccacacgatggctacatcgtgagcttcgtgtccttccacgagcgtggtctcggcctgtcggcggaccggttcatgtgggTGCTCCTgcattactacggcgtggagcttcacaacttcaaccccaactccatcgcataggcagccatcttcatcgccgtctgcgaggggtatttgggcaTCGCCcccccccactgggagctgtggctccacctcttttgggcggggctcaccaccaagccggcgggcacatggaaggcgatgagggccggcggctgcactctccaagtgcgctaagACCGACAGCTCCTCTACATCTCGGCCCAGCTCGCATCGTCCAACCGttgctggtacaacagctggttctacctccataatgacgatggcggacttcccccctataccaggcgggtcgtggagagccagccggagaagtggaggtacaaGCGTCTCGGtggttgatcagcccaagctgtggccgctcctagaggggctggagaggctgcgcagccgcggccttccaccgctggagggtgttgccgctgatggctcggcggcagcgcCTGTTCGACATGACACTAGATGAGCCGATCGAAGGCGTCCGGATGTCCGCCGTTGCCCTCTCTaacgaggagattctacgtcgggtgagagagacagtggaggggcggctgaggagcggtggtctgACCCTGTTCATGATGCACCCGTCgcgggggtacctctctctggtaagtcacgtgccgctatagcccccgaggcctccttgctccttgcaTTTTCCTGTTCCCATATTGGCGTTCGCTATTCCTGCAAGAGATGAGGGATGtgtgagcctccccgccgcccgttctcgAGGACATAGAGCGGCGAGCGGTGAACAAGGTGCATGCCGAGGCGCAGAAGAAGCAAAAGGACGCTGAGGAGGCAAGGCacaagaggaagaaccttgagtGCGATGAGCTGGAGAAACGTCATCGGCAGcagaggcacgatggtctcccggtggagccgTCTCCGTCACCGTCATTGTCGGATTCCTCGAGCgatgacgacgagagcgaggcggggcggggtaccttggaccatctccctgatgtcaggGGGGCGGCGCTCGGGGCATCAGCGAGCAGCCCAGCgtttccaggaggaggaggagaggatgcctcgggGCCGACGATCGCCCGCCCCAGGGCCaaggccgacatgcccgaggcacgggcgttagggaagcgcgccgtcagcccggtgggctcgacggtggaggtggagcaggcagCGGCGAGGGCGACGCAACCACCTCCGCCGGGGGTCGAGGGGGCGCCGGAGCCTGGCGAGGGCCGGCCGGCACTGACAGACACGGGGGCcatgccaccgccaccaccaccaccgttgcAGAGGATGAGGGACACAGTGCGGAAGCTGTTGTGTCCCCATTTGGGGTATGTGTTTTGTCAATGGAGTTTGCTGCATCTTCCACTCGTTCCTTGGCCGTATGCTGATCTCGTGAATGCTTTGCCTTTAGccggaagcgtcaggcggaagcgcccatcttggcgccacgtaaggcactcaaggtgagcaccagctccaccgcccaatgggtggtggaggtgcAAGCCGCCATACAGCGCGGTGCGGTGTCGGCCggggctgacccgaaggagccggtcgcccaaggagaggctatcGAGGTGGCCATGaagcaagcgggggaggaggcaCCTACGccccgcgaggccgaggcccacgaGTCAGATGAAGCTGAGGCGCCCTTAGTCGCTGAGGCTACTAagggcgaggccgaggcgacggaggccggggcgtctaggaccaccgaggccgaggtggcagaggccggagctcttgggaccaccgaggccgaggtggcggaggccggcgtgggcgcggcagagccggtgGCCCAGGAAGCGAAAACGGAGGCAGGGCAAGCTTCAGTACCGCCCCCGGTCCAAGACCCGCCTCCATcgcaggagagcgcccgggaagtggaggtccattcgatctcctccgacgatacttcccgagggaaggaggtggtagatgccgaggcggccagcaccgcggagcagccagctccaacttctggcgagggaagctcggccctcgtgtaggtacaacccgagccccgcgggtgggatcacccgtgtgtcttgtggcggagccgggaagACCCTGACGGGGAGCCTCTATTTGCCCTcgaggacatggccgagggggGCGCTAGGAATCCTTCGAGCAATTCCGCTGTCTGGCAGAGCagtcgctgcggacagcgctgtccgtcgtggctgaCGACCTGCCCGGCGTCACCTAGGTACGCGCCTTCTTTTCTTGTACTATGTCATCTTTTCCCGAATCTTCTCGCCGTGCTTGACGTCCgttctgcctatctaggagctcgaggcctggtcccttgggaagtcgttgttcctccagcgggagagggacgtctaggaccagctccggcagcagaaggacttgctcaccaatgccaatgagcttctgtcggtgtggagcgcggaggtggaggaactctgccttcgctgtgctgatatgaaggctgaggcagccatggctcgagagcaggccgcccctttggcggtgaggatcaaggagctggaggaggagttgacctgggtggccggcgagcgggacacctttaggtcctGGGCTGAACAAGTggaggcctctgccaaggccgttGCCGGGCACCTAGGGCGGAGTAGGGTGCGCACCtactgacgaaaggtgccctggccgaggccctcaaggtggccaaggcctctcgggtcgaggccttagcctagaaggaaaaggccgagggtgagtcccattgagccgcgccccttgttttatttgtttttcttgcgttcaaCCCCTAACTCCTCGATGGGACGCAgggctagagagggaggcttccagggcggccgaggcctctcaggtTGAGGTCTAGAGCTAGAAagagaaagccaagggtgagtcccgttgGCCTTCGCCCATGTTCGGCTTATttccttttgtgcttaaccccatcccgcttgtcttggcgcagggttggagaaggaggtctctcgGGTAGCTGAGGCCTCCGTTGAGGTGCAGGCGTTGCTTGAGGCCGAGATCCAGGAGCACAACGCGCTATAGAGCACCACCTATaccacctgcgaggccttggaggtcggaggggtcgagtcgggcagctTCCTCGGGAGCcacttgatcgcgttgagcggccgagtccacgagcggctccgagggcgctgcacacgggcatcaagcgcgccctggccgtcatctcctcgcactacgccggcatcaacctcgaggccatcAATGACGGTTATgtcttggctgaggatgacgaggaggccgaggaggaggtcatgaagctggtggaggcggctgaggcccctagcacggcgctggccaagctgtttgaagaggaggtggttcctcctgcgccgaccgccgacgctggcgaccctgagttCTGACCTGGGCCAATGGGGCCACCGAGGGaagctcggttctgcagaggcagagctgagtcttgttcgagccccgtggtgggcacctctatagaggcagagccgagtctccattgtagcgttatcgtaacgctgatcccccatcgataggttcagggggtttctcgaaaagttagaataactaaagaacgcttctttattgtatttcgagaaacaatgtatataatgcttggaaatttaagggtagaagcgacgtagctattctatgttccaagcgttggtgaggatttcgcccttctcgttggctagcttgtaggtcctgggctttagcacttgggcgacgatgtatggcccttcccatggtggggtcagcttgtggcggcccttgttgctctgccttagtatcagcactaggtcacccaccttcaggtcttggcttcgaatgcgccgggcttgatagcatcgtaggccttgctggtacttggccgagtgtagcagcgcgacgtctcgggct
The nucleotide sequence above comes from Miscanthus floridulus cultivar M001 chromosome 18, ASM1932011v1, whole genome shotgun sequence. Encoded proteins:
- the LOC136524065 gene encoding uncharacterized protein gives rise to the protein MPEARALGKRAVSPVGSTVEVEQAAARATQPPPPGVEGAPEPGEGRPALTDTGAMPPPPPPPLQRMRDTVRKLLCPHLGRKRQAEAPILAPRKALKVSTSSTAQWVVEVQAAIQRGAVSAGADPKEPVAQGEAIEVAMKQAGEEAPTPREAEAHESDEAEAPLVAEATKGEAEATEAGASRTTEAEVAEAGALGTTEAEVAEAGVGAAEPVAQEAKTEAGQASVPPPVQDPPPSQESAREVERPSPRAAPRALHTGIKRALAVISSHYAGINLEAINDGYVLAEDDEEAEEEVMKLVEAAEAPSTALAKLFEEEVVPPAPTADAGDPEF